CAATGCGCTCACCCTCTTGCAGATACAATACCCACATTTCTTTCAACTTACATCAGACTCCCTTCATCTCTCCCTGGAGACAGTACCCACCCGTTGCACACATAGCAGCCATTGTTTCTCACTGGCCAGTGGGACGAGTTCAAGGTTTCATTTCTGATGCGCTGACTGGTTGTTATGACTGCATCATGTAAACCTTACTAAGGCCTGTTTGTCTCCCATGGCTCCTCATAGTGGAGTTAAGAATGATTTTGAGCCTGGCTGCATGTACCAGTCAGTATTTGGAATATAGGATGAACAAtaagcaattttattttttacatttatataacaatttaaatcttaaattggtaaataaaaatacagttgaagtcaaaagtttacatacacctcgcagaatctgcaaaatgttaattaccaaaataagagagatgatacaaaatgcatgttatttttatttggtactgacctgaataagatatttcacataaagagacatttacatatagtccacaagagaaaataatagttgagttcataaaaatgaccctgttcaaaagttaaactgcccgctgttgttcagaaaagtccttcaggtcccacagattctttggtttttcagcatttttgtgtatttgaaccctttcctactatgactgtatgattttgagatccatctttttacactgaggacaactgagggactcatatgcaactattacagaaggttcaaacactcactgatgctccagaaggaaaaacgatgcattaagagccgaggggtgtaaacttttgaacagaatgaagatgtgtacatttttcttattttgcctaaatatcattttttttttttcatttagtactgcccttcagaagctacagaagatacttaaatgtttcccaaaagacaaaattagttcaatttaccctgatcttcaaatttcacacgttttcaccctcggctcttaatgcatcatgtttccttctgaaacatcagtgagcgtttgaaccttctgttgcatatgagtccctcagttgtcctcagtttgaaaagaatgatctcaacagtattaagaatcaagtgtatgtaaacttttgaacagggtcatttttataaattcaactattttctcttgtggactataaacatcttttatgagaaatatctgattcaggtcagtgctaaataaaaaaataacatgcattttgcattttgcagattctgcaaacttgacttcaactgtatattgaaattttttttttagattgaaCACATATTGCATTTGGCAGATGTGACTTACACTGCATTCaagctatacatttttttttcaatgcatgCATTCCTTGGGAATCAAACCCGTGACCttcatgttgctagcatcatgcAACACCATGTTTGGGCTGCATTCAATGTGCGGCAGTTGTTTGGTCACCTCTGTCTTTTGATCACTGCCAGGGACTGGTGTATAGGATGGACAGTAATAGTCCTTTCTGTTGCACACACACTGAGACCAGAGAGCCCTTTAATCTGGTAGTCACTTTATGTCCCTGATACCTTCAGTGCCTAAGAGCAGTTGAGGATACAGACTCGATGTGTCACCATGCAAATATGACGTTCACACATGCACACGCGCACACACGTACAGTGACATAAATGTCATTAAGAAACAGCTTATTTTAAAAATGAGTGACCTGGGGATGTTTCTTTCATATGCTTTTGTCCTGTTCTTTTCTCCTCTTATAGGCTACGTTTACACTGCAATACAAATAGGCCAATTCCAATTTTGCTCAAATATGATACACACTGCACTACTAAAATTTGAAGCTGGTGAGATTTTTGGGGGGGTTTTAACAAaagtctctcatgctcaccaTGGATGCATTTGATCAACAATACAGTAATAACATTAATATTCTGAATATTAATctaaacattaatattattaaaatatgtattatatatatatatatatttttttttaaaagttattccagttacactttattttaaggtgtccttgtgtaattatacatttaagtattGAGTAATATTAACTACATGTATTTACTATATGGTAAAGGGGGTGATTAGTGTTACTTGCATATAATTAagcataattaattgttattataatagtaatgtaacgtgtaacaaggacaccttgaAATAAATTGTTAAAGTTATTCCTGGGttgccaaagctgaattttaagcagccattaccagtgttggagaaagttactttcaaaagtaatTACAATTACAATATCACGTTACtccaaaaaaagtaactaattgcattacttagttactttttatggaaagtaatgcattatgttacttttgcattactttttgtcaacaaggctgggcttgcttatttatttttaatagcaaAAATCCCAAAAGTTATATTTCTGGCAACTGCAAAGTAAATAATACCtgatttctctctttctctcaacaCGGGGCAGGAAAGCTATCagtgaataaatgggaaaacaaagaaaCATGTTACTTATTCAAAAAAgtaacttgaaaaagtaatctgattatgtaactcgtgttttttactgtagttttgaacaatttaatgctcttgattaatttaatgcaaaataattcatttctgtaaaaaaaaaaatcttatcgaCACCAACTTTTTTGGTAACGTATTTCAAATGTATAATATGTAAAACACTGATTTAAAATGCCAGCTAcaatgccttgcgaaagtattcataccccttcatttttttcatgttttatgtttctgccttatgttaaactgctgtgaatttgttttttttgttttttttttacatcaatctacactggatacactataatgacaaagcaaaaaacagtttttttaaatctttgcaaatttattaaaaataaaaaagattctattgcataagtattcatacccttggacacttgaaatttagctcaggaacattcatattgcttgtagatgttactccACTTCGATTGAAGTTCACCTGTGGCAAATggaattgaatgggtatgatttggaaaggcagcTGAAAATTTGtatcagagcaaaaaacaagccctgaggtaaaaaaaaaaaaaaaaagcctgtaCAGCTCAGAActaggattgcatcaagccacacatcttgTGAAAgggttcagaaaaaattctgctgcattgagtattcacagaagcatgtagcctcggttacccttaatggaagaagtttgaaacaaccaggactcttcctagaggtATCCTATTGGTCAAACTGAGAAATTGATGTAGAAGGGCTTTGGTtaaagtggtgaccaagaacctgatggtcactctagttgagctccatgatcatatgtggatgtagaagaaacctacagaaggaaaACATCACTGTAACACTTCacagatctgggctttatggtggtgtggccagaatcctaaaggaccctcagactttgagaaacaagattctgtggtttGAAGAACCTCAAtcccaagcatcatgtttgaaggaaaccaggcgcTGCTCATTACCTGGAGAGTACCATGCCAAAAgaaaagtgtgctggtagcagtctcatactgtggggctgtttttaagCAGCATGGACGTCaaagtagaaggaaagctcaacacagcagaatatagagatagccttaatgaaaacccagtccagagcattcagaacctcagactgggcaatagattcaccttccaacaggacaatgaccctaagcacacaacaAGAGTGGCtcatagacaactctgtgaatgtccttgagtggcccagccagagcctgggcttgaaatcaatcaaacatttctggagaaacctgaaaatgtataTTAGTctccatccaacctgacagagttTGAGAGGTGAAGAAGTGAGGAGAAGAATAGCAgctaattgccaaatgttgatgtgcaaatcttgttgcattataccaaaaaaaaaaagacttgaggctgtaaaggtgcttaagCCAAGTACTcaattaagggtatgaatacttatgcaatgtatttattccagttttttatttatttttaatccatTTACAAAGTTGTAacagttttgtttttgctttgtaattatggtgtatgaagtgtcgattaatgtgggaaaaaaagtaatttaaagcaatttaacagTATAATATATATAGGCACTGTATATCTTATATTCTtgcattaaattatattaattcttCTTATTCCAATAACAAAGTTGTTTTCTTCATTTAGGCATAAAactaattacattaaataaataaaaaatggaaaaaaaaaatacaaaaaattaaaagatctgtgctcttttttttttttttttttttttttacaaaggttatcttctcatgtttttttttttttttttttcagatttatttctAAATTTGAAGGATGACCAGATTCTCAAGATTCACACTATCACAGGGATGGCGAACTCCCGTCCTGGAGAATCACAGTCCTGCAGACTTCAGCTTCAACCCTGATAAAagctcacctgcctgtagctttccagTAACCCTTCAAACCTTGATTAGCTTTTTCAGGCATGTTCGATTAGGGTTAAAGCAAAACTCTCCAGGACCGACATTTGCCAACCCTGcactcttcaaaaaaaaaaaaaaaaacacaaaaaaaatttgTTACATGTGATGGGAGACCACATTGAACTGCAGTGTAACCGTAGCCCTTTTGTCCGCTAGACAAACGTTTGTTCTGTTCACAGTTCATTCTTCAGGTTAAGGACATCAAAGGTCATGAGAACATGCATATCATTGCTTTCTTTAGTGACAGCAGCGAGCTTGAGTTGTGTGGCATTTCCAGTGACAGCCTCACCTTCCCAAACTCTGCTCTTATTCATCTTCAGATCCGTTCGTTTCTCTCCCACAATACACACTCTTTGCACACCTGGTATCCGCACACGAAAACTCACTGAACTCTGGGGTGCCAGCACACCTATGCGGGGCTCCAGCAGCACACACCCTCTTCCCCACGCTGAATACACACATGGAAACGGATCTCCAGGCTTTTCACACACACTTCTTATTATAAAGTCACACAGTGGCATGTAGTCCTGCTGAGGGGGCTTGCGTCCATAAATACCAAGACGATAAACTCCCGCTCTGGGCGCACACACGCTCACGGTTACCTTAGATGTATCTGTAAATGTCAAGAGTACATATCGGGACAGAGGAAAATGAGCCTGCTCGTGGAGCTCAGTGCAGAGGGACGCGTGTATTTGCATGTCTGGAGAAGCGCAGTGGAAGGTAATATTGCACCGACCCTGGGGTGCGTTTACGATCGCCCCTGTGTGGCTGAAATGGGACAGTCCGGCTTCTTGGGTACGGACCCCAGGGCCACACCACAGGCCTAAGTCTGGAGGATAAAGTGTGTTTGGGTTCAACCCTGGGCTTTGACAGTGCAGCAGGTAGTTTCCGGCGTTTTGAAAAGTCCCACTTCCACTGTCGTAGTCCTGCACGAATATCGACAGCCGGTAAAATCCTTTGCACGGGCACATGACGTTACACACCAGCTGCTCTGCTGTGATTTGCAACGCAAGGCAGCGCTTGGCCGCGGCAATGGTGAGCTCATGGTGCACGAGCTCGCACACCATCATCAGAGGTCGTGATGTTTGTAGGATCACCTTGCACTCGCCACCTTCATCCACCTCTATGGCCTCTTCTCCTGCGACGCTGCAACCCTTGACGCCTAGTGCCAATGCCCCTGATGCCAGGCCCCAGTTCACGTAGGGGTTATCAGGCAGGGCCTGCCTCTTTTGGATACTCGGGCACTCGAGTTCAAGAGAGCAAATCCACCGCAGAACACCAGGTTCGCCCTCTCGCCGGGCGAACAGCTTCACTTCGTAAGCCCCAGGCTCTGGGGGCAGTAATCGCAACTTCATCCCTTGACGAGTCACTGACAGGAGACCACAGGAGCTGTCAACCTCCTCCTGCTTTGGAGCTCCTGTCTGGGGATCCCGCTGCCTCATCTCATACGAAAAGGTCAGTGGTCTAGAGGAGCTCACGGACACAAATGCTTCCCCGTCGTCTGCGGAAAACAAATTTTGACACATTTACAAAATGTTACTGTAATATTGTGTCTACGTTCACACTGGAAAATTACGGCAGTGACAATAACATGTAAATATGGAGGTAAACTTTCCTTTGGGCATAGTTTgcctaaaaaaaattaattcttttcctaacctgtaagaccttcatttatcttaggaacacaaatttAGCTGAGAGTTTATCTGAGAGCTTACTTGACCCTACATGGAAGCGACGCAACTTCAGTGATCAAGCTCAGagatgtagtaaggacattggtaaaatagttatgaagcttcgagaatactttttgtgtgcaaaaaaacaatacaaaaataactttattcaattattatttgtgcattcacaagagtacaATGTATGGTTCTGccagatttttctggtcgactagtcgTTCATTTTTTGCACAACAGTTAgtcgcatgtttattaataaaccatttaaatcatAGTAATGAGCCTTTAAtggcctacatagcctaataagcactcaagtgcacgcaaaaaaaaaacagcgcactggtagatataataattatgaatgtcagggaaaaacaacaaggagactgcattaatgttttaataatcaaTTGATAAACTAGTGCGTTCTTTGTTTTCGGTTTAAGACACTGACTCTTCATCTTTGCAGTAGTGGATGATTTCTTACGCATtatataatctgagaatatttgttttgtcttgagtttgttcatttaaaagtagacatttcactatCTATAGATAGCctatatttttcatgtttgtgAGGCAAGTATGGGGGGGAtttccctgcctctgctgaattatttttatccaaggtggggataaaacgtcccgTGAAGCcgcgtcccgatctaaatcaaattatttgtgatacgcactttaaagtcgtctgaatcaaatgatttgcaatcca
Above is a genomic segment from Garra rufa chromosome 2, GarRuf1.0, whole genome shotgun sequence containing:
- the ky gene encoding kyphoscoliosis peptidase: MSFPAVKAQTDQQPNTTEISNQGRQQEETVTDSKSDTHKENFNLKVENGVVKSKLHNVFESQQTSMKDENSTKVCLTIKSHRRGSPSVEQNDPKPLTIVPIQENVVSHKVSLENYDGKLCEEQRPSTKRQLSAESAAKSVSVRKRSTVKKSQDEIVKPLSVARPGTQSGRPYLPAVSSSQRKPRKLLFSSTDIFSKVDTFSIQKGRELREQEVFDAQKIANAVTEGSRNDLEKLRAIWIWLCHNIEYDLEGYLGLSQKICSSEEVIKTGKGVCSGYSGLCVEMCREVGIECVEVSGYSKGVGYQAGHSLAEKRSDHEWNAVFVGGQWWLLDACWGAGTVDMKCKTFMKRYDDFYFLTEPSEFISSHFPDDQTWQLLTTPISMEEFETRPLKTSSFYQFGLTLTQPKQYKTITDDGEAFVSVSSSRPLTFSYEMRQRDPQTGAPKQEEVDSSCGLLSVTRQGMKLRLLPPEPGAYEVKLFARREGEPGVLRWICSLELECPSIQKRQALPDNPYVNWGLASGALALGVKGCSVAGEEAIEVDEGGECKVILQTSRPLMMVCELVHHELTIAAAKRCLALQITAEQLVCNVMCPCKGFYRLSIFVQDYDSGSGTFQNAGNYLLHCQSPGLNPNTLYPPDLGLWCGPGVRTQEAGLSHFSHTGAIVNAPQGRCNITFHCASPDMQIHASLCTELHEQAHFPLSRYVLLTFTDTSKVTVSVCAPRAGVYRLGIYGRKPPQQDYMPLCDFIIRSVCEKPGDPFPCVYSAWGRGCVLLEPRIGVLAPQSSVSFRVRIPGVQRVCIVGEKRTDLKMNKSRVWEGEAVTGNATQLKLAAVTKESNDMHVLMTFDVLNLKNEL